The Halalkalicoccus tibetensis genome contains the following window.
ATGGCCGCGCTCGGTGCCGAGGTGATCAACACGCCCACCAGCGAGGGGATGGGCGGCGCGATCGATCGGGCCCACGAGCTCGCCGAGGAGCTCGACGACAGCGTGGTCCCCCAGCAGTTCGCGAACCCGCTGAACACCGAGGCCCACTACGAGACGACCGCTCCCGAGGTTTACGGGGCGCTGGAGGGCGAGGTCGGTGCGGTCGTCGCCGGCTGCGGGACCGCGGGCACGCTGATGGGCCTTGCGAGGTATGCCCGCGAGCAGGACCCCGGCACCTACATCGGGGCGGTCGAACCCGAGGGCTCGCTGTACGCGACGACCAAAGGGGCCGAAAGTGAGGAGGGCGAGTACAAAACGGAGGGGATCGGCACCCACGACCCCGCGACCAACGAGCTGTTCGAGCCCGAACTGGTCGACGACGTGCTCCAAGTGGGCGACCGGGAGACCCACGACGAGCTCAAACGCCTCGCGAGCGAGGAAGGGCACTTGGTCGCCTCCAGCGCGGGCGCGGCGAGCGTCGCCGCGGTACGAGTGGCCGAGCGGATCGCGGCGGGCGAACTCGAGGTCCCCTACGACAGCGTGGTTACGGTCTTCCCGGACTCGAGCGAGCGATACCTCTCGAAGGGGATCTATCGGGAGTTCGAGGAGTGGGAGGATTAGGGTGCGTGCAGGCGCTGGTGTTCGACCTTCATACAGCGGTCGGGAACGACGTGGATCCCCGCCTCCTCGGCACGGGCTTCGGCGTCGGGATCGGAGATGCCGAGCTGGAGCCAGAGCACCTTGGCGTCGTCGCGTTCGAGGGTCTCGTCGACGATCCCCGCCACCTCCTCGCTCGGGCGGAAGACGTCGACGATGTCGATCTCCTCCTCGACGGCCGAGAGCGAGTCGTAGGCGCGCTCGTCGAGGATTTCGTCAGCGTTCGGGTTGACCGGGATCACGTCATAGCCGTGTTCGGTGAGGTATCTCGGGATCTCGTGGGCGTCCTTGCCCGGGGTTGACGAACAGCCGACGACGGCGACTGTGCGAAGGCCGAGCAGCTCGCGCAACTCGGCATCGCTCTCGACTGGCATACACGGACCGAGTACGCCCCTCGGAATAACGCTTCTGACCGCGGCCGATCCTACGCGATCAGACCGGAACGACGGGCGCGGCCCGCCCGAGGACGAACGCCGCCGCCGCGAGGAACATCCCGTACTTCAGGCGCTTCTGGCCCGCCGTCGGGTCCCGAAAGCTCGTCGCTGCCG
Protein-coding sequences here:
- a CDS encoding PLP-dependent cysteine synthase family protein, with amino-acid sequence MSAPPVDSVLETVGRTPLVSLQAAPDSVPVYAKLESFNPGASVKDRIGKYMLERMLERGDVSPGGTVIEPTAGNTGIGIAVAAGQLDLDAVFVVPERFSVEKQQLMAALGAEVINTPTSEGMGGAIDRAHELAEELDDSVVPQQFANPLNTEAHYETTAPEVYGALEGEVGAVVAGCGTAGTLMGLARYAREQDPGTYIGAVEPEGSLYATTKGAESEEGEYKTEGIGTHDPATNELFEPELVDDVLQVGDRETHDELKRLASEEGHLVASSAGAASVAAVRVAERIAAGELEVPYDSVVTVFPDSSERYLSKGIYREFEEWED
- a CDS encoding CoA-binding protein codes for the protein MPVESDAELRELLGLRTVAVVGCSSTPGKDAHEIPRYLTEHGYDVIPVNPNADEILDERAYDSLSAVEEEIDIVDVFRPSEEVAGIVDETLERDDAKVLWLQLGISDPDAEARAEEAGIHVVPDRCMKVEHQRLHAP